In a single window of the Planctomycetota bacterium genome:
- a CDS encoding SDR family NAD(P)-dependent oxidoreductase has translation EAEAAAFDLTDDDAVRRFVDTLPDRVGVVVHSAALAKAGASLDLPVDELDRQFATNVRAPWVLNQAIMPRLEAARGQVVFINSGAGLNARRDFSVYCVTKFGLRAYADALREEVNARGIRVISVYPGRVDTPMQDDLLAFEGRTVPKHTLLTPQDVADTTLAALCQAETAEVVDVRVRPRFTS, from the coding sequence CGAAGCCGAAGCCGCGGCCTTTGATCTGACGGACGACGACGCGGTGCGACGGTTCGTCGACACGCTGCCCGATCGCGTCGGCGTCGTCGTCCACAGTGCGGCACTCGCAAAAGCCGGGGCGTCACTCGATCTGCCGGTCGACGAATTGGATCGCCAGTTCGCCACCAACGTCCGAGCGCCGTGGGTGCTCAACCAGGCGATCATGCCGCGACTCGAAGCTGCTCGCGGTCAGGTCGTCTTCATCAACTCCGGTGCGGGGCTCAACGCGCGGCGCGACTTCTCCGTCTACTGCGTCACGAAGTTCGGCCTGCGTGCCTACGCCGACGCCCTTCGCGAGGAAGTCAACGCTCGCGGCATCCGCGTCATCAGCGTCTACCCCGGCCGCGTCGACACGCCGATGCAGGACGACCTCCTGGCGTTTGAGGGTCGAACGGTGCCCAAGCACACGCTCCTTACGCCGCAAGACGTCGCCGACACCACGCTGGCCGCGCTGTGCCAAGCGGAAACAGCGGAAGTGGTCGACGTCCGCGTGCGTCCCCGCTTCACGAGCTAG